The Homalodisca vitripennis isolate AUS2020 unplaced genomic scaffold, UT_GWSS_2.1 ScUCBcl_246;HRSCAF=1760, whole genome shotgun sequence genome contains a region encoding:
- the LOC124370490 gene encoding uncharacterized protein LOC124370490: MFAFGKTPNVCTIVSYIPDKTPNKNVLMASTMHTDDEIDPDFGDAAKPSIITFYNMTKGGVDVVDRLKSEYSVTRISNRWPFTVFGGLLNVGAINAQVIYKNNTNDLKKRRIFLSDLAKVLIKPHMIRRGSIVTLPTDLQGKIRCLTGGQANYAPARPQEERGRCAYCPVRKNRFTTKTCDSCGRKVCGDHTAKTILRCHLCDENPASESE, translated from the coding sequence ATGTTTGCTTTTGGGAAAACACCAAATGTGTGTACTATTGTATCGTACATACCAGATAAGACGCCAAACAAGAATGTGCTAATGGCGTCAACGATGCATACAGATGATGAGATCGATCCAGACTTTGGAGACGCTGCTAAACCTTCAATcatcacattttataatatgacCAAGGGTGGAGTGGATGTGGTTGACAGACTTAAGAGCGAATATAGTGTTACAAGAATAAGCAACAGGTGGCCCTTTACCGTATTTGGGGGTCTGCTTAATGTAGGAGCCATAAATGCTcaagtaatttacaaaaacaatactaATGACCTCAAAAAACGTAGAATTTTCTTGAGCGACTTGGCTAAAGTGCTCATAAAACCACACATGATTCGCCGAGGATCTATAGTCACACTGCCCACAGATCTTCAAGGGAAAATAAGATGCCTGACAGGTGGCCAAGCAAACTACGCACCTGCAAGACCCCAAGAAGAGAGAGGAAGATGTGCCTATTGCCCAGTCAGAAAGAATAGGTTCACCACAAAAACCTGTGATTCATGCGGCCGAAAGGTATGTGGAGACCACACGGCAAAAACAATTTTGAGATGTCACCTCTGTGATGAAAACCCTGCCTCCGAATCAGAGTAA